From the genome of Pseudomonas mohnii:
GAGCGCGAAGAAAGCCTGACGGTGTGGATTCGCGCGGCCCAGGCCGATGGTCGGTTGAAAGCAGTCGATCCTGCGTTTGCTGCGCAACAGGTTCAGGGCCTGCTCAAATCCTTCGCCTTCTGGCCACAGGTTTCCATGGGGTTGCCGGGCTTGTCGGCAGACATGCAGGGCTCTGTCGTGGAGTCGGCACTGGATATGTTCCTGGCCTGCTACCAGTTGCCATAAATGACAATGTGCGGGCGTTGTCCCACATTGGGCAGCGACGGATAGAGCGGCGCAATGTGTTTCAGAATGAAACTGACAGCAAGGTTATAGTGAGTCCAGGTTCCAACCTCCACCAGAGATCACCATGAGCACGACACCCAACAACAAACCCGCCGCCCCCGTCGATCACCTGCGCTTCCATCGTCCTCACGCCCACCTCGCGCCGACCTTTGGCGATGACAAGTTCGCCCTGCGCGCCGAGGCCTTTGCGCGGTTCTTTGGCACGCCAACTTTTCTCGGTGCCCAAACACTGATCGTCGCGGTGTGGATCGCCCTCAACATCTCCGGTGTGACCCACTTCGATGTCTATCCCTTCATCCTGCTCAACCTGGCGTTCAGCCTGCAGGCGGCGTATGCCGCACCTCTGATTCTGCTGGCCCAGACCCGTCAGGCGGCGCGGGATAAAGCGCAGTCCGATGCCGATGCCCAGCATCGTGAAGCGCTGGCGACCGCCAACAGTGAGCGACAGGCAGAGGCGGCGAAGAACAACTCGCACCTGCTGGAACTACTCGAGCAAAACACCCGCCTGACTGAACTGACCAAGGCGCTCAGCGAGCGCATCGAAAACCTGACCTCGGAAATGCATCAGCACGTGTTGAATTCGACGCCATCAAAAAGCTGATCGGTTTAGGTCACGCTGTTCAGGGCAGCTTCAATGCCCGCCCCAGCTCATCAAACAACGTGACCACCGAGCGCAGGGCGCGGCAATCCGGGCGGGTCAGCAGCCACAGCGCGGAGTCATAACCCTGCAGTGGCTCACCCAGCGCCTGCAATCCGTCGCCGATCAGAAAGTCCGGCAATGCCGCCACCCCCAACCCTACCCGGACCAGTTCGGTCACCGACAGCATGCTGTTGCAGCGATAAGCGGGCGTCACACCTGGCAACGCCTGGCGACGCCAGGCAATGGTCGGGTGATCGGGCAGGAATTCGTCCGGGGCAATCCAGGTCAATGCGGCGAGGTCATGGGGATCGACCGATTGCAGATAACTAGCGCTGGCGCACACCCGGTACGCGACAGCCGCCAGTCGCCGCCCGACCAAATGCTCGGGCGGGGTGCGGGTCAAGCGCAGGGCGATGTCGGCATCGCGACGGCTGAGGTTGGCGAAGTCGTTGGAGGTACTGAGCTCGATGGTCAGTGCCGGGTAATTGGGCATGAACCGCGCTAGCGCCGGCAGCAACAAACCTTGCAGAACCGAGTCGGTGCAGGTCAGGCGCACGGTGCCGCTGATCACTTCACCGCCCTGCTCCACGCCAATGCGCGCAGCCTCAAGTGCCTGTTCGGCGCGCTCGGCCTGCTCGGCCAAGGACTGGGCCAGGCTGGTCGGCAAGTAGCCGGCGCGGCTCTTTTCGAACAATTGCTGACCCAGCGCGGCTTCCAGTCGACGCACCGCACGAAACACCGTCGAGACATCCACCCGCAACAGCTGCGAGGCCCGGACCAGAGAGCCGCCACGCACCAACGCCAGAATCAGGGCCAGGTCCGGGTAGTCCAGTCGATAGTGCGTGGCTGCATTGATCACTTGGGAAAACGCCCATATTGAGTGCGTGAACGCCAATCTATAGTGAGCGCCAGGAATCAACAAGCGCCGAGGTTGCTCATGGAAAACCGCGTTATCCGCATCGCCCTGATCGGCGACTATGACCCGCACGTCACCGCTCACCAGGCCATTCCCGTGGCCCTGGAGATGGCAGCCGAACACGGTGGCCAGAACGTGCATGGGCATTGGCTGGCGACTGACAGCCTCCACGCCGACACCCCGCTCGAGGGCTACGACGGTTTCTGGTGCGTGCCCGCGAGCCCCTACCGCAACATGGACGGCGCATTGCGGGCGATTCGTTTTGCCCGCGAACAAGGGCGGCCTTTCCTCGGCACCTGCGGCGGCTTTCAACACGCCGTGCTGGAATATGCGCGCAACGTGCTGGGCTGGACGGATGCCGAACATGGCGAGACATCGCCCAATGCTGCGCGGGTGTTGCTCACGCAGCTGGCCTGCTCGCTGGTGGAGGCCATCGACAGCATTCATTTGCGTGAAGGTTCGTTGATCGCCAAGGCGTACGAAACCGCTGAAATACGTGAAGGCTACCGCTGCAATTACGGTGTGAATCCTGAGTTCGAGCACGCCTTGCTCAGGCACGATCTCCAGGCCGTCGGACACGATTCGGCCCACGGCTTGCGAGCGCTGGAACTGCGAGGTCATCCGTTCTTTGTCGCCACCCTGTTCCAGCCCGAACGCGCCGCGCTCAAGGGCACCTTGCCGCCCCTGGTACGGGCATTCATCCAGGCCTCCACGGGGCAGCCCTCATGATCGCCAACACCCCGCCAGCCCCTTACTTCGCCGTGATTTTCACCTCGCTGCGCACCGAGGGTGACCAGGGTTACGCCGAAGCGGCCGAGCGCATGGTCGAGCTGGCCCGCCAACAGCCGGGGTTCCTCGGGGTGGAGTCGGCACGAGGCGATGACGGGCTGGGGATTACCGTGTCGTACTGGGCCAGTGAGGCGGCGATCCTGGCGTGGAAACAGCATCCTGAGCACAGCGCGATTCGGGAACGGGGGCGCACGACCTGGTATGCGCATTGCCATACGCGGGTATGCCGGGTTGAGCGGGCTTATGAGTTCGAACGGTAATTGATGCGGCGTTATTAAGGCAGACATCGCGAGCAAGCTCGCTCCGACAATGGATCGGTGGGAGCGAGCTTGCTCGCGATGGGGCCTGACGAGTCACCGCAATCACTCAACCCTGCACCCATTGCCTCACCGCCAGAATCTCCGGCACTTCCTGGCGCTGCATGTACACCCGCAACGGCTCGGTGATGTTGATCCGGTCATCGATGTTCTGATCCAGCAGCAATTGAATCAGCTCGCGCTTGAGGGTCATGGTCTGCTCGTGGCCGGGCGCCCAGACGAATTCGCTGGCGGGAATGATGCCGTCATCGGCCACGTCCATGCCGAAAGCGTCTTCACTGAAGCGCACGATGTAACGGCCGGTCTTGCGATTGAGCCCGACGAAACCTTTGAGTTGGTCGGCGGCCTGGCAGATGAGCTGGGAAGTGATGCGCATGAAAACCTCACAAAAGGTGATGGATGGTTGACACGCAAGGATGACGAGTGGATTTCCCTCTGCCGGGGAAATGGCCGGGGCCAAGGGTACTGCAAAAAACCGTTTTGAACAGATGGATGTCGGTCCGGCGATAGCGCTTGTCACGCTCAGTTGCTACAAGAGAGGGCTTCGACAACCATTGCGAAAGGATTTCGACCATGCCCGTCACCTTCAGCAAAAGCGCCTTGCTGCTGAGTCTGCTGCTCGGCCTCGGCCAGGCGCATGCCGCCAGCGAGCCAGCCCCGGTTGCATTGGCAGCCCGTCTGGGCA
Proteins encoded in this window:
- a CDS encoding DUF1003 domain-containing protein; the protein is MSTTPNNKPAAPVDHLRFHRPHAHLAPTFGDDKFALRAEAFARFFGTPTFLGAQTLIVAVWIALNISGVTHFDVYPFILLNLAFSLQAAYAAPLILLAQTRQAARDKAQSDADAQHREALATANSERQAEAAKNNSHLLELLEQNTRLTELTKALSERIENLTSEMHQHVLNSTPSKS
- a CDS encoding LysR family transcriptional regulator codes for the protein MLIPGAHYRLAFTHSIWAFSQVINAATHYRLDYPDLALILALVRGGSLVRASQLLRVDVSTVFRAVRRLEAALGQQLFEKSRAGYLPTSLAQSLAEQAERAEQALEAARIGVEQGGEVISGTVRLTCTDSVLQGLLLPALARFMPNYPALTIELSTSNDFANLSRRDADIALRLTRTPPEHLVGRRLAAVAYRVCASASYLQSVDPHDLAALTWIAPDEFLPDHPTIAWRRQALPGVTPAYRCNSMLSVTELVRVGLGVAALPDFLIGDGLQALGEPLQGYDSALWLLTRPDCRALRSVVTLFDELGRALKLP
- a CDS encoding CTP synthase C-terminal region-related (seleno)protein encodes the protein MENRVIRIALIGDYDPHVTAHQAIPVALEMAAEHGGQNVHGHWLATDSLHADTPLEGYDGFWCVPASPYRNMDGALRAIRFAREQGRPFLGTCGGFQHAVLEYARNVLGWTDAEHGETSPNAARVLLTQLACSLVEAIDSIHLREGSLIAKAYETAEIREGYRCNYGVNPEFEHALLRHDLQAVGHDSAHGLRALELRGHPFFVATLFQPERAALKGTLPPLVRAFIQASTGQPS
- a CDS encoding antibiotic biosynthesis monooxygenase family protein; translation: MIANTPPAPYFAVIFTSLRTEGDQGYAEAAERMVELARQQPGFLGVESARGDDGLGITVSYWASEAAILAWKQHPEHSAIRERGRTTWYAHCHTRVCRVERAYEFER
- a CDS encoding DUF2025 family protein, which produces MRITSQLICQAADQLKGFVGLNRKTGRYIVRFSEDAFGMDVADDGIIPASEFVWAPGHEQTMTLKRELIQLLLDQNIDDRINITEPLRVYMQRQEVPEILAVRQWVQG